One Rhodococcus sp. P1Y DNA window includes the following coding sequences:
- a CDS encoding Pro-kumamolisin, activation domain family protein, translating to MRRFARISVMASTAAFAAAVGAVALAPVSSAQEEAPAPMAGSSVAESPNLIVSIVAVCDPRDGDLGGDVAALQIDIDNEGVGDARDVTTNFAVLPDAPGVMNEKLIKAGEGVSYTIPSKDEVWQSRPSGAAVFSPQLDASYPDNIAFGLLSVDCSPADVPEQP from the coding sequence ATGCGTCGCTTTGCCCGCATCTCAGTCATGGCCTCGACGGCCGCGTTCGCCGCCGCCGTCGGTGCGGTCGCTCTGGCGCCCGTGTCGTCCGCGCAGGAAGAGGCGCCCGCGCCGATGGCCGGATCGTCCGTTGCGGAGTCGCCCAACCTGATCGTGTCGATCGTTGCGGTCTGCGATCCGCGCGACGGAGACCTCGGCGGCGATGTCGCAGCGCTGCAGATCGACATCGACAACGAAGGCGTCGGTGACGCTCGGGACGTGACCACCAACTTCGCCGTTCTTCCCGACGCCCCCGGTGTCATGAACGAGAAGCTCATCAAGGCTGGGGAAGGCGTTTCCTACACGATCCCGAGCAAGGACGAGGTGTGGCAGTCGCGTCCGAGCGGTGCCGCGGTGTTCTCTCCGCAGCTGGACGCCAGCTACCCCGACAACATTGCGTTCGGCCTCCTGAGCGTGGACTGCTCGCCGGCCGACGTTCCCGAGCAGCCCTAG
- the treS gene encoding maltose alpha-D-glucosyltransferase: MDPEVQHEPSEITYDEKFYPARPRPLRPSVRRANRNGATPQDGDPSASNPEYVEWLTEQSMLRDAKLIAEQLSGKGSMWQNPYADPNPRGAVERAPVWFTAYPISVINAPQTSFLSTLGDEALWQAFSDIGITAVHTGPVKVAGGIHGWRPTPSVDGHFDRIGMQIDPAFGSEEEFRRLCVVAAAYDGIVIDDIVPGHTGKGADFRLAEMAVADYPGIYHMVEIEREDWHLLPRVRAGADSQNIDAEAEANLARAGYIIGQLQRVIFYELGVKETNWSATAPVVGIDGVERRWVYLHYFKAGQPSINWLDPSFAGMRLVIGDACHSIADLGAGALRLDANGFLGVERRAEGPGWSEGHPLSEAANHLIASVVRKMGGFTFQELNLTIDDIKAMGENGADLSYDFINRPAYQHALVMGNTEFLRLTMSLSRDHGVDPASLVHALQNHDELTFELIHFATLHAEDEFNYCGEAVKGSDLGDQIRAELTDRLTGRWAPYNRLFTTNGIACTTASVITASLGIRDLDRMDESDIETVKTAHLMLAMYNALQPGVFALSGWDLLGILPIDADDVADLIREGDTRWLNRGAHDLMDSFPDAVRSESGIPRGRSLYGSLPEQLKDSNSFARRLARIIELRNRYGIATAQQLDVPTVSHKGLLVLVHELGQGTIQATVINFSSDEVVATIQSKYLTPGAGVYDMFDDSDIGVVDELNSFPMTLGPYQGVPVILR, translated from the coding sequence ATGGATCCCGAAGTGCAGCACGAACCGAGCGAGATCACCTACGACGAAAAGTTCTATCCGGCTCGGCCGCGCCCTCTGCGTCCGTCCGTGCGTCGGGCGAACCGAAACGGTGCGACGCCACAGGACGGGGATCCGTCGGCGTCGAATCCCGAGTACGTCGAGTGGCTCACCGAACAATCGATGTTGCGCGACGCCAAACTCATCGCCGAGCAGCTCTCCGGCAAGGGGAGCATGTGGCAGAACCCATATGCCGACCCCAACCCCCGCGGTGCCGTCGAGCGAGCTCCGGTCTGGTTCACGGCGTATCCCATCTCCGTCATCAACGCTCCGCAGACGAGCTTCCTCAGTACTTTGGGCGACGAAGCTCTCTGGCAAGCGTTCTCGGATATCGGAATCACCGCGGTGCACACCGGCCCGGTGAAGGTCGCCGGCGGTATTCACGGGTGGCGTCCCACCCCGTCGGTCGACGGTCACTTCGACCGAATCGGCATGCAGATCGACCCTGCGTTCGGGTCCGAGGAAGAGTTCCGACGCCTATGCGTCGTCGCAGCCGCGTACGACGGCATCGTCATCGACGATATCGTTCCAGGTCACACCGGCAAGGGCGCCGATTTCCGCTTGGCGGAGATGGCGGTCGCCGACTACCCGGGCATCTACCACATGGTCGAGATCGAACGCGAGGACTGGCATCTTCTCCCCCGCGTGCGCGCCGGGGCCGACTCGCAGAACATCGACGCCGAGGCTGAGGCCAATCTGGCGCGAGCCGGTTACATCATCGGCCAGTTGCAACGCGTCATCTTCTACGAGCTCGGCGTCAAGGAAACGAACTGGAGTGCAACGGCTCCCGTCGTCGGTATCGACGGGGTCGAGCGTCGCTGGGTCTACCTGCACTACTTCAAGGCGGGGCAGCCGTCGATCAACTGGCTCGACCCGTCGTTCGCCGGAATGCGCTTGGTGATCGGCGACGCATGTCACTCCATCGCCGATCTCGGCGCCGGTGCGCTGAGGCTCGACGCCAACGGCTTCCTCGGTGTCGAGCGTCGTGCAGAGGGTCCCGGCTGGTCCGAGGGCCACCCTCTGTCCGAGGCCGCGAACCACCTCATTGCCAGCGTCGTACGCAAGATGGGCGGGTTCACGTTCCAGGAACTGAACCTCACCATCGACGACATCAAGGCAATGGGAGAAAACGGCGCCGACCTGTCGTACGACTTCATCAACCGTCCGGCATACCAGCACGCTCTGGTAATGGGAAACACCGAATTCCTCAGGCTGACAATGTCGCTGTCCCGTGATCACGGCGTCGACCCGGCCTCTCTCGTGCACGCGTTGCAGAACCACGACGAGCTGACCTTCGAGCTCATCCACTTCGCGACGCTGCATGCCGAGGACGAGTTCAACTACTGCGGTGAGGCGGTGAAGGGTTCGGATCTGGGTGATCAGATTCGCGCCGAGCTCACCGATCGCCTCACCGGCCGATGGGCTCCTTACAACCGGCTGTTCACTACCAACGGAATTGCCTGCACCACAGCAAGTGTCATCACGGCGTCGCTCGGAATCCGCGATCTCGATCGCATGGACGAAAGCGACATCGAAACCGTCAAGACCGCCCACCTGATGCTCGCTATGTACAACGCGCTGCAACCGGGCGTCTTCGCGTTGTCCGGGTGGGACCTACTCGGCATCCTTCCTATCGACGCCGACGACGTGGCCGACCTCATCCGCGAGGGGGACACCCGCTGGCTCAATCGCGGTGCGCACGACCTGATGGACAGCTTCCCGGACGCGGTTCGCTCGGAATCGGGGATTCCTCGCGGCCGTAGCCTCTACGGCTCACTTCCGGAACAGCTGAAGGACTCGAATTCGTTCGCCCGCCGCCTGGCTCGAATTATCGAGCTGCGCAACAGGTACGGCATCGCGACGGCCCAGCAGCTCGATGTTCCGACGGTGTCGCACAAGGGACTGCTCGTGCTCGTGCACGAACTGGGGCAAGGCACCATCCAAGCGACGGTCATCAACTTCTCGTCCGACGAGGTCGTCGCAACTATTCAGTCGAAGTACCTGACGCCGGGTGCGGGGGTCTACGACATGTTCGACGATTCGGACATCGGCGTGGTCGACGAGCTCAACAGCTTCCCGATGACCCTCGGGCCGTATCAGGGCGTGCCGGTGATCCTGCGCTGA